The following DNA comes from Papaver somniferum cultivar HN1 chromosome 4, ASM357369v1, whole genome shotgun sequence.
CTCATCCTGGAATGACAAATATATAAAATGAAACTCAAGTTTCATGAGCAGAAAACAAAATCAACTGAAGGGAAGCAGGCATTTCTGGTCTCCAAGCCAATAACTAACTTCTCACATTTTCCCTCAGTAAAGAAGCTACAACTGTTGCTGTTTCTACATCCCAAATCCGACACGGACCACCTCCCAAGGAGACAAGGAACCTCCCATCAAGACTGTTTGACAAGAAAATAAATATCAGATTTTTCTACGTACAATAAAGCATAGCTTAATGCCGTCCAATCTTGTAGAAGAAAAAGTTAACCTGAAATCCAGATCCTTCAGAGTTGGGTGAGCATCAGCTTTATCAATAATAAGTGCCATACTAGGCCGCTTGAAGACTCTCAAGTGGCCATCCTGCACAATTTTTTTAAGGGATTGTATAAAATATCAACTGGATCTTAAGACCCCTGCTCAATATTACCAAACTTTACATTTTATTAAACATCCGTATGCCATATGGGGAATGGCTAATGAGAGAGcatgaagaaaagaaagaagataatTGTTTAGTGAGATGATTATATTACCTCACTCCCGACAGCAAGTGCAGAACCTTCCTTGTTAAATGCCAATGCTAACTGTTGCCCAACATTTTCCAATTCTGTAAGCACCCTCTCAGAAGCTCTCAGGCCCAAATCATTTGTTTCCATGCTCGTTGGTACATTCCACTCGAACCATCTACATGATAATTTCACTATATGAAGTTGACAGAACTTAGTAATTTGATAGTTACTACTATCCTAGAGGAAAGAAATCGGTAGAATTTATACCAAATACATGTTCCTCATTAGCTGGAACCATTGTTCATATCCAAAATTCCGTGAGAGCATGAATATGGGACGAGACAGTGACAGGGAAAactcaaaaataaaatacaagTGAGCGCGATTCCAACTAAACCTAAATTGAACAAAGATACACCGTATCAAAAGAAATGGTAATCCGTAGTGCTCTGTGATTCTTCTCTAAACTAGTCATAACATTCATGACTAAACATGATAGTGAACTACGCCATTTAGGAGAACCTTGTACAAAATCTAATTATGGAAGTGACCATTGCTTGTAGATAATAGACTTCATCGGAAGCTACTTGTTGAATCTAAAAATACTTGTGTACGACCGAATGAGATCTGTTCAACACTAACTAACATTACGTAGTTGTTACAAGTTGAAGAAATACCTGCAACTTTCGGGGAATGCACAAATAAGGCCATCTCCACTTGGATGAACTGCCATTCTATAAGGTAAAAGATCACCAGTCCCATGCCTAGCCACCTGAAGCTCAAATTACAACCCATCTTACAAAACTTGAAGACAACAAAATCAAATTTGACCTCTAACCAACATAAAAACCCATGAATTCTCAGCTGACGATTTGATAGCATAAACACTTCTCAGCTGACGATTCAAATCCACATTACTTCATAAACCAGTATAATTTTATGAAGGGAAACATGATTGTACACTACTAACGAATCAATGAGGAGATCTAATGTGATCCTaattttctaaaagaaaaaaaataataacttaCCGGAGTTTCGGAGAGAGAATTTGAAGAGGAATCGAATTGGGTTAGAAGTAAAGAATTTGGAATCCCACTACTTcctgcaccaccaccaccagaaagaACCAACCATGAATTCTTCTTGTTAATTGTTTCTTCTGCAGGTTcactctttttctcttctttttcttcttctttttcttcttcttgtttttgagGATGGTTTTTCTTATTATAGAGATCCCTCAATGGAACCCAAGCAGCTCCATAAAGAGGAACTCCATACTTTTGACAATTTGCTTCCCCCATTCTTTCTTTCTGGGTCTCACTTGATCGCTGGATTTGGGTTTTTTACACTGACGAAAGAAGAATAACAGCTGGGACTGTGAGTTTATTTCAAGGTCAATTACTGAGTTAACACGGTGTTCATTTCCACCGATCTTATTAGGATTTGCTATAGGCGCCTGATTTTTGATAAATGGAGCCGGAATCAGTTCTTCTGCAACCGTACTGTAGTTGACGGTTGTCACGATAAGTGGGGCGTTTGGATATCAGATATAGAAGCACTTTCAGAAGTAGAAATCAACCCCATAAAttacaaataaaaataatttgtTTCACAAAAATTGACTTTTTTACTTGTAGAAGTGTTTCTGAAATTATGTACCCAAATTAATTTCTGACTTTTTTGCTTTAAGAAGTCAAAAAACAATTTCTTAATTGGAATCTAAATAAGTGAGTAACATTTGTAAATCAGAAATGAATTGAGAATGAAGTTAGAGTTTTAAATGCTATAACAGTAGGGTTTACTGATCAATAGCTTATGATGTCCAATTATATTATTCTCATTTAGTTACCACTAAGTATTAAGTTTCCAAAGTTCATTTTTTGTTCTCTTTGATTGCCTATTCGATTGACATGATGAAAAAGTAAAATTTTATTTACCggtattttttttatgttgatagTGCTTGAATATGTAATACATTGTAAATTGATTAGCATTGTCACACATTGTTGTGATATGTAATGAATATTGAATACTGCAACCACAGTATATTTTAATGCATGTAGAAAATACAATTTTCTAGCTACTTTTTTGCAGTACCATGTGTGTTTGGAAGTGTATCCTCTTGTTTTCCTAGTGTTGTTTGAGATGCTAGTGTAAAAAAATTAGTGTGAAAGTGCTACTACATATAAAACCAACATACAACAAGAAAATACAGGTAATCGATTTTAACTGTGTTTGAAGTTGTATCCTCTTATTTGCTTAGTGTTAGATGAGAGGAAGATACATGGTTAGCCATGTGTTGTTTCTCATTGTCTATATACCACCAATCTATAAGTTTATAgtcttattctttttcttttgataatCAATCTATAAGTTTCTTTggtctttttcttttgaaatcaaTCGATTAGGGATACATTATCATGGCTCGAGCTTTTGTTCAAAGATTTATATTTTCTGCCGATAGTTTCAACGAAGATGATAAAAGTGATAGCTGTGTGAATCACCAACCCTCCATTGAAGCCTTGACATTGGATTCCGGTAACCTTAATTCCCATATCCTATTATACCCCTAGTTTATTTGGACACGTTTTATGGTTTCAGAAATAACCACCGAGATGTTGGTTTACAAGGTCAATTTGGTCAGAGACGATTGAGAGTGGTTCATGTGGGTATATCCGGTTATGGCTATATAGGCATAGAAACTGGAGAACCTcttatgtgttttcaaagttgttgtactagtatgattcgttcaagacttgtgaaagcagatttttagacttaatttttataaataaaaatagcaaactaaattaaaaatatgttgtgaaaattatggagagaatggggttaggattccaccattggtcgatattagtgatttaataaaacaataattatgcaactcaacatttaaattgattctaatagtattgcctagacatgtagatttccaaaagaatagatgttaatccaagcatagaatatcaaaaccctaaaacaagcatattctatcaagagaaaatacacctaactaatcaaaatcatataaaaaaaatttagttcaatgcaaaaatcataatagagttgttgtaattaattaatggaaatatttcacttttaccgaaacaacggcttcctccatagccccaaggattgggtttagctcctcactattacaaagaaaactaaatagaagaaataaaagaaaattgtgaaactggctaccggctcaccggctctcccttgattgtgctctcttgctctctatttatacacacaaacccattaatcaaatatattcttccataactccaaaatcttcttctttttaattaaaaatatcttcaagaatttttcttcttctttatattctctaaatttctttattatacccaaatcttctttaattcgcagaatcaaatccaagagaaaatcctctaagatatctttcatgtttaatagaagataacttcctttttttcaaaactccggtaattaatactcatagatttcctgtttataaggaagaGATATTATTGTCTCAAAAAttgtaaatcctttaccgttgaaacccaaatttctcgccaatattctgtttgaaaatgaataagaaggtggtgcccctatccaaagtacaggtgcctttattaattttctcagagaggtgcaagcatcactattcgagcaacttttttccacacaagtgtatttctccaaaaacacctacacaaacatacaaacaccataattagtacaaaatcaaacactaataatagagacactgagcacaattcagacacaaaaatgtgtctatcaaatacccccaaacttattatttgctagtcctcg
Coding sequences within:
- the LOC113275496 gene encoding SEC12-like protein 2, with amino-acid sequence MGEANCQKYGVPLYGAAWVPLRDLYNKKNHPQKQEEEKEEEKEEKKSEPAEETINKKNSWLVLSGGGGAGSSGIPNSLLLTQFDSSSNSLSETPVARHGTGDLLPYRMAVHPSGDGLICAFPESCRWFEWNVPTSMETNDLGLRASERVLTELENVGQQLALAFNKEGSALAVGSEDGHLRVFKRPSMALIIDKADAHPTLKDLDFSLDGRFLVSLGGGPCRIWDVETATVVASLLRENDEVFTSCRFSVNGNGTQILYITAMRDRGGSIVSFDTSSWTRMSSKHLVRDPISAFNVSPDGEHLAIGTIQGDVFIYKSSNTRVASIIKKAHLGLVTALKFSEDSRLLVSASMDSSVRVTKVEEDTTLKGLTILVFVLQGFWFIMMIAIIFLLAYYHWNDKPLPFAY